In Telopea speciosissima isolate NSW1024214 ecotype Mountain lineage chromosome 10, Tspe_v1, whole genome shotgun sequence, the DNA window TCATTGATATTGGCAAATGATGGTGTTTGGTCAACTACATCAGCCTGTGGGACCAAATCATACGTCGGTGATTGTATCTGTAGGGACCCAAATGGCAATATTTTCTAGTATGTAAAAAGGTGATATAAAAGATAGATTGGCTATGGAAGTGGCACTGATGAGTTATCCATCAAATGTCTGGAAAAGCAGAGAACTACTGTTGAATCTTTTGGAAGTTTCATGGTGTGATCCAATGTATATTGGTCCATATATCCTCCCGATGTGGTTGTATCTGGTACAACTGTTGTGGTTTATCATCTAGTATTGATGTTTTCTTAACGCGTTGTTACTGTTTGAGATCACTCGGAAATCTTTGGAAGCTGCATGATCATGGTAATGTAGTATAGAAATATGGTCCAAATGAGTGATCATAGTCATTTAGATGATCCAATATTTAGTGTATGGAGGACTATATTTTTTCTAAGCTTTTGTTCTATGTTTATGTGAATTTTTAGCAAATTGTACTCTTCCTTTCGTTCTTTGagatgttttatttatttctatatgAAACTATGCCATTCTCATGTATCATGAGTATATGAATTTCAATGAACAGATCCTCCATTGGAAATGCTCTTCTATATAATCTGTGAGGTATTATAAGATTTTGTGTCAAAGAGCACAAACATCTAATTGTTGAAAGTGTGTAAGTTCTATTACTCTCAATTGTTTATGGTATCACGGCACCATGGATGGCTCTAAGTAGATCATGTTTCATAAATTTGAAAAAGGAATAAGAAGTTTCTTAATATTTAAGATCAATTCCATTCCCTCTCTACATGTATCTTGCCACTGTACCTGATGGGGCAACAGCATTACTAGATTATGATATTCAATAACCTTATCTATAATAAGATTATATTCCTGATTGTTATGGTCTGCACTCTTTCATTAAATTACCACAATATTTGTTCTTGATCCAAAAGTAGAAATGTTTGATTAAGAAATTGGAGAAAAGTATTTAGAGTGGTTAAATGATCCAAACTGTAAAAAAGACCACTAGTGAAGGTGGATTTTTGTCAAGAAAAATGGACTTTACAAAGAGATACAGTACCTCAAGTCAAGAATAATTCCCTGCACAGATTAtagaacttgaataaaaattgaataaaaagaggattCATGTTGCTGCATCTGAATTGATTTCACAAAGAATTCCTGGGGAGAAATTGTAATGCTTTGGCAACATGAAACCTCTCCTTTTGTCTCTATACACACATAAAATGCATGTGTGAGAAAGCTAGCTAGGAGATGTGAAAGGATTAAAATCTTCTGCAATTCCTTCATCCAACGGTGTTAACTTGATTGATCtagttctttctttcttcctaaaGTTCGGCACTGTTGGATGTCGTATCTTCAACGTGTTGAACTCTCAGGCCCAAACTGCAAGGCACCGCAAGATTAAAGCAcagcagaggatttttttttccgatgTGATATGTGCCTCTACATAAGTTTAGTTACAGGTACAAATACCATGATAGATTCAAGCAGAAGAATCAGATTCTTCTCTGGAGATAGTCAGAGATcttgtcttctttccctttcagTAGAAATAGTCAAATCTAATAGAAAACATGCACCTGTACACTACTGTTTTCGTGTTCATTCGATCCTGTATGGTTCTACAACTAATGGGGTTGGCAACTCTTCACTTGCCAACCCCATTCCCCTAAGCTTGTTTGACTTGGTGGGAAGTTCATGGTCAAATATTTCCGCTTATCCCTTGGTGGACTTTGTAGAGTTTAAAAAGATGTTACATGGTAGTTCATCGTCGTATATATACAAGTGAGTCCATGGTATAGAGATTCATACACCCATCTCATCCATCAATTTCGTACAATCAAAATAGAATCGAATCTCTTCACCAATCCTTTTCTTGGCTGTCAGGTGGGATTGTCTTGTAAGGGGTAGAGTAATTATGACCCTCCATctatggtgaaggaaaaattttcGCATAAAAATATATAACTTACATTTGAGCATGATTCAATGTTATAttaaagtataaaaataccaCCAACTTCTTATATGTAATAATGGAATTTAATGgtatctttatatatatatatattttcataattttgggtATAATTTCGGATATAGTATTGCTTGATctaagttgaaatttgaccTATGAAATGGGTGATTGTTTTTCATAAGATTACTCATCAATGTCTTAAGACATATCGATTCAATAGAAAGTTGGTGAAATAGTTTTCTAACACTTGGGAATGTTACTAAAATGAAATAAAGGCATAGTGAATTAGTATTCATCTAATTTGTGTAGTATAGGACAATAAGGACCACAAAAATGAAGTCAATTATTAGGTGATCTTTTGCCTATAACAAAGGGATTGTTTTATTTAAAAGTAATAATAAAGAAGGGTTTATAATATTTACTATTAGTTTGCAAAAAAGGCTTAACATCATGTCAAAAAGCTTTTCCTCAAACATTCCACATGCCTTGTCTTGCCTTGCTCACTTATTAGGGATTAAATTGATTGTATTAATCCCATCATTACCATAAACTGATACACGCAATATCGTTTTGATGGGACCCGTAACACGATTAATTCCTTCTTTTCAATACAATTAAAAGGAAGCGAAAAGGAGTTGGAAACAATAAgaacattaaaaaggaaaaaaaaaaaaaaaaaaagaagagaaaagatacAAAAATTGTTCCAAAAACATGAAGATTATAAGGTCTTTGTATCATTGAAAATCATTTCCACATATTTTtcttacactttttttttttttgcaatttatTTTAATCATGTACCATTTGACTGTGAATATGTGATGAAGAGATTATTTTAGAGGTATTATATGGGCATTATATTTTAGaaattcatttattttcttccattttcagAAAGCTTGAAACAAGCAAACAAATAAAATGAGAGACTACATATGGTCttcaaatatttttcattttttaaaaattcttttaaaaagaaagtaataccaaaaaatgagagagagagagagacagagggtCCAGAAAAAACACTTTTGATAACCAAAGACCAAGAATGTCAGCTATTGAGGCAAAAGCTAAGACAGGCCCTATATGTTAGTAATTTATGGAACCAAGACCTAACCAAAAATATATGAATTGATCAATGTATCATGGATATATATAGATAGAAAGTGTCAATTCTAATAGAAAGTGCCTTTGAGAGGGTCCATCTCTAATCTTTCTCCTTAAAAATCTCTCACATGTAATTGTAATGCTCTCACCTTTTTTATCATGTTactcctaaccctaatattctaTCAATGATGACTATTTATGTTAATAATACACTCAACCAACCAGCCTTTTCACTTATGTCAAATCAAAACCTCATTCTTGTGATAATAGATTTCCCTATTAAATGGGTTTGTTTGAATCCAAAGGAACCAAAAAATTGGATTAGGAATTAATGCATGAATCTTAAGAGTGCTTAATAGTATATTATATTTCTCCAAAATATAAAATGGTTTGCACATGAAATGTCCATACAAGCGTGGGCTGGTGTGGGTCATGCAACCCACAACTACTTGGGACCATTAGTGCATGGGGGGTTGTGTtgtgagaagaagaataaaagagaggaaGTTGTTCTAAGAAGAAAAAGCCAGATATCATCTTGGGCTTTGGCtttagaagaggaaagaaataaatTCATTCTTAAGAATGAATGATAGTTACTCATTAGGGTTGGCAACTACAACACTAACACAACATGGCAAAAGGGTTCAAGAAAAAAGCTACTTCCCCTCATTACCTTAAAtctttttcttcactttttGGTATTTTGACTCAACAATATGACTTTTATATGTCTCTATACAGTCTTTGTATGTATATATGGTCAGTGCCCTTTTCAAgaaaaaccctttatttttttttaataaaaattagtgaaaattgATTAATTTCTAGCTTAGATTAGCCAACAAAATCATAAcccatttttcttattcttggatttttttgaAGCAGAAACTGGATTGACCAAGATTGAACCAGAACAGCCCTTGTAACAGTTTGGTTAAGTCCATTTTCctcaaaaagggagagagagagagagagagagagagagagatcaccaTTCAACTAGGCTAAAATTAGATCACGATCATCCTTCAAGGGTCATATGtatattttatctatttaatTTGAACCAAGGTGggattataatattttttttttggtttagagGGAATTTATTGAATAGGATGACTATGTGTACTACCTAAAGCTTCAGATGTACAAACTCTTGAGAGCCAAGGAATAGAATGCGGTCATTCTATCCTACACATGATGGACAACGCCTTCCTAGCTAGAGTATCTGCTACATAATTTGTAACTcttgaaatacccaaaaaaaaaaaaaaaaaaaagaaaaagaaaaagaaaaagaaaaagaattaaaagGATGATAGAAGACATCTAATATCCTATAGTACAACTATAACCTCCAATGGTGGGATTATAATCTTCCAAATTCTTGATGGTAACGACATTAATTTAAATTAAATGCAAATATTCTTTTACACCCTTTTGTTTGTCTTTATCAAGAAGAATAAGATCAATGAATAAGACAAATCagatttcattgttttttttggggtaaacaaATCAGATTTTCATTTATCACACAATACATTGTTTATGTCTGATAACGACCCATTAAATTCCATTATTCTCTTCAAGATTAAGTTGGATATTTTGACAGACTGACAGGTGTCCATGACTTAACCCGGTTggttataattttattttttttgaggtaGGTGCTAAGATAAATagaagggcaagagatcgttgtctaaTCGTGTATCACAGAGGGATCTGACCATCTATCAGAATGAGAGTGCACACAAAGGGATCAGGTGATCTACCAAAATGAGATATGTTATTTTACTAAAGGTTGAGTGATAATTTCACGTGATCTTGTGTCTAAGAGCAAGAACCACACGACCCGTTAATTATTTTTCCCTAAATATAAAGATTAAGTTAATAAACAACCTTCTGTGTATGCACTATGTAGACAACGAgctcaaaaaacaaaaccctacaAAGGTAAAGCGGTTCACCCATTTAACCCAAACGCGCCAGGTTGTTCATTGACTTCTAGAATGTGAGACCATTTAGTCAAAGTGTCAAATAAAGAACGGGAATGGAAGAGAGTAACTTACACGTTACAACTTATAACGCCTTGGTCATGCACCTATGAGGTTAGAATAATTCTCCATCCGTCCTCAACAATTGACCCTTTGATAGGTCAAGTGGGACATGGTTTTAGTTCCCTGTATCGAAACGGTTATCGACAACATGCAAAattgatatgataccgatataGTATCGCCTGGATTGATTGTATCAGATAAAATTATTCTTgaaatttcttaaaaaatgagttttctaaccattttacctCTTGTCCGTACCGTGCTATCGATATAATATCGGTGACTAACAAAATCAATACGTATCACCcgcaataccgatacttagaaccatgaaaTGGGACCTTAGTCTTACATAGAGGTAGGTCCCATCTTCTCCTACTGGTCAAGTTTTAAATCAAAGGTTGAGTATTTTGTTGAGATTAAAGCACTGAGTCATTCTATTGAGAATTTTGTTGAGATAAACATTGACTAATTCTACAAGTTTAGAAAATATAAGACAAATAATGCAAAATAAGATGAACCCTACCACCTTAAAAATCAAACAATGACATAAAATTTAATAAGTAGACAATTTAGATGATTTCGAGACTTGAGTATGGATCGGTCTCCATTGATTTTAATTCAAATTAGTCAGACTTAGGCTATGTTTAGTATGCATTCCGAAATGACAAAAAATTGATTAGGTATGCAGACTCATTCTAAATTCTTACAATGGGGGGCAAGAACAAGTCTCTTTGTGGAACATGCCGAAAGTCCATTTAGACAAAATTGTTGTTTATTTTCGTCgctttagaatgcattctagatcgaTGAAGCATTCTCAGAATGCAGACCAAGTACAACCTTAGGatgtatttggtatgcattcttagaacacattctaggttgatttcacattcttggatgataaaaacaactatttttatcatccgagaatgtaaaatcaacctagaatgcataccaaacataactTTCGTTTAGAAAGAATCTGTTTTAAGCAAAATATTCCGATCCAAGTTTTAAATCAGAGATTTTGGATGTGCAAAATAAACTATAATGTCCACATTttcccagaaaagaaaagaacaaagttttcctccacccataaagGACGGTTCATCtgccatcctagggttcacaaactcctcttagggttttagtatgttccaaaataccctcccgatacccattcctGCCCTCTCTCGCCCTTCGATGAATGGGATCgatggagggaaactcagtctGAAAGAAGAAGTCTTTGGTAGTGAATAAGTTTCTTGTCAATTCAACCCACCCCCACaaccacaaataaaaaaaagtttattgATCTAGTCTGGTCCGATTTGGTCGGGTCCGGCCGGCCCGGTCCTCTCTAAGTCTGATCCGAAGTTTAGATGAAGACTACTCTAATGAGTGCAAACTATGAAATGTTTTAATCTAACATGTGACACGTGAGTGGGGCACAATGACTCTTTCTTTGTCTGTCTTAGAAAAGACTAAAAAGAAAGGACTCCCACCCAACAAATAAGGCAAAACAAAACAAGGATACTTAAAATTTCTCTAAAGCTAATGTGACAGTAGATtatttgtttatgaaatttcaaACAACAGaattttagtttaaaaaaaaaaagttaaaaacaattttgattccAAATAAGTAGTTTTCAAGGCATTTATGGTTTAAAAAGACAGTTCTTTCTCCATCACCCAAGTTGCAGAGACCTTTGATCTTGATGGATGGTAAtgttaaagtaaaaaaaattggagaagtCTAAGCAGATGAAGTTGCTTGTACGAACTGTCCCTGGAATCAATCTGGATAGATACCCTTCTCCTACATTCGTATTGACCATTATTAGCTTTATTGGATACTCTACAGAGACAagtgagacagagagagagagagagagagagagagagagaaacagaggaaGTAacgacagagagagaaagagagggagaagagaccATGGGATCATGGGATTATAAATGTGAAAACTACTTGACAATAGTAAGGGATACGTAAGGTATAGAGAAGTAGAAGAATATGTGAAAATCAAAATCTTTAGTTTTTGTGTAATAAATTAAGGGGGAAGAAAACTAACAAGTGCCCATGAAGGAAGGAAAAAGAGCTCTCTTTTTCATAATTTGGTCCCCTTTAAAGTTAACCACGCCATGGAAGACATAGCTCTGCGTAGACCCtcactcatctctctctctttttttcttaggagcaATATCACAAATGTCTTACGTGCGTTACGGCATTGGGCAAAGCTTAAGAAGCCCTTTGGTGTTGTCACCACTCACCACCACATCACCATGATGGGCTGGCTGCTTAAAGAAGTGAAAATAatgagagagaaataaagagaTCTATATGTATAGGGGAAGAAAATTGACTAGTTAGGCAATAAATGAAGGTTTTGCCATTTGATTCACTAGAAAGTCAATCCAATGGTGCGGTTGTAGCAATATTGCAATTCACATATATATTTTGAACTCATAAGCTGAATAAAGTAACAAGAGAGAAGTAAATAATCACAaagtttatgtatttttttatatagaaAGATGTGTGTTATACAAGGTTTCAAAAACATCTAGGTTTAGGAATCAATGAGTGGAATTTGGCCCTGTTTTACATGTCATTGACCAGAACTTCTGGGTTAGGGAATGGACACAACCATTAATATCCCTAGAAACGAATCTGGAAGTTCAGCTAAGAAAACTAGAAGATATATTAAACATATTATTCTTCACACTTGGTAGAGCCACTGTGGGTATTGGAGCGTCGGGCTTGACAATCTGGATCGACACATTtgttttattggattttttgccaccttttcttttcttaccatGATAGATAAAAACTAAATTCACCGAAGATCAACCAATCGGAATCACGGGCTATACATAAAGCCACATTTGCTTCATTGGGATTGTAACCGTTGACCACAAATGGTAATTGATAAGCACTAAAGTAGACGTTTGTGGATCACTAAGTGTAGACTTTGAAGGAGCATAAAATGTAGACATTGGTGGAGCGTTAGATATCGTAaccaacaagagataaggagatTGATTACCATTAGGAGATGTGTAACTACTGCCTAATTGAACGGACTGATGAACATTGATAGATGCAACTCCATGTTGTCATCCTAATCAAAGAAGCGTAGAGCTAGCCGTGTTTTTACTTCTTGAGGATTCAAAAATCTATACGATACATTCTTCCACCATAGTTATGGGTTCAACTAGGATGCCATTGCCACTAGGCCCGACTGTCGAAGACCGGAATTGTACCAGATATTTGGACACTATTCCACAAAGCACACATCCACCTGGTGACAAGCCATTGGGCTTTAATGGTAGTGTTCCTGAGTCTGCCATTATTGGCCAGCACATTTATCCAGATTCAACAGTTTCAGGACAACAACAGGGGGTTACATCTATCAATGCCCATCAATCTGTTCAATTAGGCAACGGTTAAATATCTCCTAGTGGCAATCAATCTTCTTATATCTCGTCGGTTATGGTATCTAAAGCTCCACCAACGTTTACATTATTTGCTCCTTCAAAGTCTACACCTAGTGCTCCATAAACATCTACTTTTAGTGCTCATCAGTTACCATTTGTGGTCAGCGGTTACAATCCTAGTGAAGCAAATGTGGCTTAAGTATAGCCTGTGATTCTGATTGGTAAGTTTTCGGTGAATTTAGTTCTTATCTATCatgacaaaaaaagaaagatgacaaAAATCCTAATGAAACAAATGTGACGGCCTAGATTGTCAAGCCCGACACTCCAATGCCCACAGTGAATTTATCAAGTATGAAGGATATGTTTAAtatatctttttgttttgttagctGGACTTTCAGCTTCGTTTATAGAGATATTAGTGGTTGTGTCCATTCCCTAACTTGGAAGATCTCGTCTATGACATGTAAGACTGAACCATATTCCACTCATTGGTTTCTAaacctagatttttttttgaaatcttgTGTAACACATGTTTTCTATCTAAATAAAATTTACTTTtaccataaaaaagaaagaaagctaaaTAAAGTCACAAAAGAGAAGTAAGTAATCACAAAGTGTATGTAGATTAGCACTTAAAAACCTTGCTACCAAGAGATCAGTTGCAAGAAAAGGAAGGTCAAATGGACCTTCTACTactaacaaaaagaaaaagaccttCGACTCAAAGCCAATGTTACTGAATTCATCTTTATATCCATCCGTTCAATTATCCCAATTGCAACCATGAAAAAATTCAGACGTAGGATTGATACATGTGCGTGTTAGGAGTTGGGTCTTGTATTATGCATGTTCGCATAATTATTATTGGATCTATatttataattgaatttgaTATTGAGACAATTATATGTATTAGGTAAATTGATAATTGtatgaattagggtttttaaggTTTCTTATATATTGTGGTGAAAAATCTTTGATTGTCTTGGCTGGATAAAAAtatgaacaaaaaaaaccatCTTAGGCTTTATGTCATATATAACTTAGATAATAAACAATCATGAATTAACAATTAAAACTTCGCTGGTTTCCCAACTACCGTTACGCCTTTAGGGTCAAATCCACAAACAAATACAATCCTAGAAGATACTCCTATTATATTACATGTACATCGTAATTAAATTATTCCATACAAAAAGAATTCCACACACTTACCCAGTGAGCACaatttgtttgttgttttgcGTAACAGGAAAAGGTTGGTCGTCAAGGTACATGAGGTGGGAGTTGTGGGTTTATAATGGGGAAGAAGGGCTCTGGAGTGGTCGGTATCTTTCCCAATAAATGAAACCTCGTGCTTCCATTAACCATTTGACATGGCTGACGGACGGCTACTGAAAAAGTCTGAAACTGGCACCTAAAACTCTTCTTAAACTATAATTAAATACAAATAAACCCCATAAGTATTTAATACGTTATTGTTAATTGGTAGTAATTTTTTCATGGAAAGAGGAGAGGTTTCGATTCTCTAAAAAACTCTCTTTGTCTGTTACAATCTTCCAAGAGAATCTGGTTTGATGGAGTAGTCTCATGGTGAAAGTTGGCATCatagcttcttcttttttttggtttttttttttttgttttttgacttTCAGGTAAAGGAAAGGTCTCTGATTTATATGATGTGAGTGCAGAgagctttttttcttttcccttttctgtaTAGTGTTTGGTCGTTTAAGCAGCCTTTTCAGCAATATACAGTTTCTGTTTTCTCCGCCTGGGACTCTTGGCATCTCTTCATACTTTCCTATAGATGATTTGAGTACTATTTGTCTGCCTATCTATTTTTCTTGATTATTTAAGAGATGGGTTTTAGGAGAGATTGTGAGATATTGAGAGTGAGGCAAGTCTAAGTCTCATGTTTGTCTGCTTCTCCAAATCCTTTTTACGGTCACATTCCCCAAATTTGTCTCTAATTTTGGGGCGGGGGTCTTGTCGTTTCCCTGAGCGAGTGCCGTTGATGTCTTGTTCTGTGAAGGAGGGTCCTCCAGTAATCTGAAACCCAGATTATTTAGAACCTTGAGAATCAGTTCTCGAAGCATTCAGGGAGATGGGTTCTTGAGTTCCTAGTTATTTGACTGAGGTAggagatctttttccttttgcattatttttttcGTTTCTTCCGAGTCTAGTTTCGTTTGGGTTCAATCTCTGCTGCCAAAGAAAGATCAGATTGTGATAGTTAGCTGATAAAATTACGGAAGGAGCGAAAAGAAAATTGGGAGTGGTTGTTCCTGGTCTCAGGATGAGGGATTTCCCTTCCTGTTTCGGTGAGAATGGAGTTCAAGTGGCGGATTCATCTTCAAGTACCAGTAAAGCTGCTCAGAATCTAGTTACTTGCGTTTATCAGGGTAGATTGCGCGGAAGGTCTTGCTTGATCACTATCACATGGAGCAAGAATCTGATGGGTCAAGGTCTTAGTGTTGTGATCGACGACTCGACGAACCATTGCCTCTGTAAAGTCGATATAAAACCATGGCTGTTCTCCAAGAGAAAAGGGTGCAAGAGCTTGGAGGCTGAATCGAGTAGAATCGATATATATTGGGATCTCTCCTCTGCTAAATTTGGATCAGGACCGGAGCCATTAGAGGGGTTTTATGTGGCTGTGGTTGTCGATCGGGAGatggttcttcttcttgggGATTTGAGTAAAGAGGCATACAAGAAGACCAACGCGGCTCCTGTTCTTTCCAATGCCATCTTCATCGCCAAGAGAGAGCACATTTGCGGGAAAAGGTTCTATGGCACCAGGGCTCAGTTCTGTGACAACGGACAGATCCACGATGTCACAATTGAGTGTGATACTGGAGGCCTGAGTGAGCCATCCCTTTTGATCCGCATAGGCAGTAAGACTGTGATGCAGGTGAAGCGCCTCATGTGGAAGTTCAGGGGCAACCAGACAATCTTGGTGGACGGGCTACCCGTGGAAGTGTTCTGGGATGTTCATAACTGGCTATTTGGAACAGCAATTGGGAATGCAGTTTTCATGTTCCAGACGTGTCTCTCTGCTGAGAAGTTGTGGGCTAGTTTTACTCATACCACCACTGATCCTACTATATTGCCTTTGTCCTGCTCACAGATATTCAAAGATTCCCAAAGACAAGGGCTTGGTTTCTCGCTGATTTTGTATGCTTGGAAGAATGAGTAGAGCTGTAGAGGTGTATTCTTCCTTGTTGAGTGCTAACAAATACATTTAGCTGAGTGATGATTTTCATTAACGATGTGTTTGAATTACATAAAAATGTGATTTATGagaggctccatttgtttccttATTCACTGTTCAAACAGAATAgaaatgatatcatttttttaaattgatcATTCTATGTTCTTAAAAACCAGCATAAATTACTGTGTCTTTGGTTGTCTATTGAAATTCCATGTGGAGAATGACCCTGCTAGATGGATTTGTGGTACACTCGTTGGTTCTGATATTGGTTTTCCTGTATGCATTGCATCATTTTGTCAGCTTTTCATGCCCTTTGGGACCCATTACAGTAAGTTTTCTTCCTCATGTTATTATGATACTTTTTGTGTAAGGGAAAGACCAtctcttctgtttttgttcGACGTATGTGCATGATGAAGAACAGTTTACACTTGCTTGTGCGACCCAAATGCATGACAAAGAACAGTTTGTCACTCGCTTGTGCCTTGGGCTTATGTGGAGGAGATGCGGTGAGACTTTATTCAGCCTTGTGATCATATTTTCTatggcttggagaagaagaggttgAACCTCTTGGAGACTTAATAAAGGTGGCTGTTTAAGGGTTGTGGCTGGAACCCTGGAATGCTATTGATCAAATTTTGCTGGACGTTAGAACCAGTTTAGAGGACAGTAAATAAAGCAAAAGGGCTGTTTTTCTGGGCTTTCTTAAGTAAGGACTTTGAGGGATCAACTTTAGTTATCAGAACTAGCTGCTCTTCTGGTTTGGGTAGTAAAATAATGTATGGCTGGTGTGTACAATTTCTGTACCTTATTTGTTTAGTGTGTTAGCATTCTAGTATGTGCTCTATGGTTCACTGAAGCATCATTTTTGGATTGTACTCCATGAacaaaattctttatttatcaaaaaatagaagttatgatacatgtgatcaaggaacataattatttaaaatgagGCCTAACCATTGtatcaagggaaaaaaaaacataataaaataactAGATTAATGTGAATCCGTCCCTTTAGTGTGTTGCTAAATAAACATTCAGCTATTTTAATTTGCTTATTACAACAAGAGCCGAGTGAGGGGCGTGAACTGTGGGTTTGACTAATGGAGGAGGTCAATACAGGTTTATTATGTAACATTTCACATGTTGGTAAGTTAAACCATTTTTGTAGTTATTGTAGTAATATATAAtaaggcatagttgtcaaggcatcgccagGGTGACCATCTTTGCATCCaagcgccttgacaactagtgtcGCCTTGCATCTAgaccccctccaacgccttgggtcgcctagacgccatgacaactatggtatgaGGAAATGATAAGTATGTCCTCTTAGTTGTAGCTACTGGAAATGTAATAATATCTCATGCAATCTAAATGCACTATGTTATTTGCATTATTGTTCCATATTCCTATATTTTTGCGTactttaatttgaaaaaatgTATGAATAAAGTGGCCACATTCAAGACTTGAACCTGTGCATTTGCTCTGGCAGCCTGAACCTTTTACCATTTCTCTAAGCAATGCCCCCTCCCAGGACCTTGCATAGGCAGGAGCAGCACTGGGTAAGGACCCTTTTTATGGAGAATTGCTCAATACTCAAAGGTATGATGATTTTAACCCCTTCTAGGTGTGGTCGTTTAAAATCTATTGATGTGATTGTTATGCTCGAAAGCTGtatcctttttccctttcttcttttcatatttGATTTTAGAGAAATGTGCAACAAAACAAGCATAA includes these proteins:
- the LOC122642442 gene encoding uncharacterized protein LOC122642442 codes for the protein MRDFPSCFGENGVQVADSSSSTSKAAQNLVTCVYQGRLRGRSCLITITWSKNLMGQGLSVVIDDSTNHCLCKVDIKPWLFSKRKGCKSLEAESSRIDIYWDLSSAKFGSGPEPLEGFYVAVVVDREMVLLLGDLSKEAYKKTNAAPVLSNAIFIAKREHICGKRFYGTRAQFCDNGQIHDVTIECDTGGLSEPSLLIRIGSKTVMQVKRLMWKFRGNQTILVDGLPVEVFWDVHNWLFGTAIGNAVFMFQTCLSAEKLWASFTHTTTDPTILPLSCSQIFKDSQRQGLGFSLILYAWKNE